The DNA sequence CTGCGAGGGACGGTTTTCGCTTTGGCTGACCTATCCGTCGGGGGCGCTGGCCTATATCACGCTGATGGACCAGTTTCCGCGCAACATGTTCCGGGGCCGGGGCAAGGCCTTTGCCAGCGACCGCGCGGCGCTTGCCGCGGCCAAGTCCGCGATCGAGCGGGGATGGGATCTGAAGATCGACGAACCGGCGCGGCAGTTCTTCTATCTGCCGCTGATGCATTCCGAAAACCTGTGCGATCAGGAACGCTGCGTGCGGCTGATGTGCGAAAGGATGCCGAAGGCCGGTGAAAGCAACCTACTGCATGCCCGCGCCCACCGCGAGGTCATCCGCCGCTTTGGCCGGTTCCCCTACCGCAACGAGGCGCTGTCGCGGTGCGACACCTCGGGCGAAAAAGCCTATGTCGAGGGGGGCGGCTATGGCCAGACGCTGCGCGAATTGCAGGCGGAAACCGCCGTCGCCTGAGCCTAGGCTCTGGACCCATTAATTCTATACGCTCAGTTTGACAGATTTTTTCGCAGACAAGAAGCATCTGCGCTGGAATAGTGGTTCTATTTCAAACAGATGCGCCGCAGGCTGCGGGAAAATCCGTCAAACCCGTCACGCCGAAGGCGTGCCAGCATGAATCGGCGCTCCTTTGGAGCGACGGGCGGCGATTTCACTTCATTTCAATGTCTTGGGTCGCTTGCAAATAGAACCTACCACTGCCCGGCAGTGCATTGCGCAGCAATGTCCCGAGAGGGGATTGGCTGCACGCCCCAAACCATTGAAATTTCGCGAAATCGCCGCTGAGCATATAGAGTTAATGGGTCCAGAGCCTAGGTCGCTGTCGCGGTTGTGACGGACAGGAAAGTGGTTTAACGGTAAACCACTTCTGACTGTCACATGCGAGGACCCCTGGAATGGCTGCGAAAACCTATGATCTGATCGTGATCGGTGCGGGGCCGGGCGGCTATGTCGCGGCCATCCGTGGCGCGCAACTGGGCCTCTCCGTCGCCATTGTGGAGCGTGAGCACCTGGGCGGCATCTGTCTGAACTGGGGCTGCATCCCGACCAAGGCGCTGCTGCGGTCCTCGGAGGTGTTTCACCTGATGCACCGGGCCAAGGAATTCGGGCTCAAGGCCGAGGGCGTGGATTTCGACCTCGACGCGGTGGTCAAACGGTCGCGCAAGGTGGCGGGGCAGCTGACCAGCGGCATCGGGCACCTGATGAAGAAGAACAAGATCACCGTGGTCATGGGCGAGGCGACGCTGCCCGCGAAGGGCAAGGTCAGCGTCAAGACCGACAAGGGGACCGAAGACCTGACCGCGAAGAACATCGTGCTGGCCACCGGCGCCCGGGCGCGCGAACTGCCGGGGCTGGAAGCGGACGGCGATCTGGTCTGGACCTACAAGCACGCGTTGCAGCCCAAGCGGATGCCGAAAAAGCTGCTGGTCATCGGATCGGGCGCC is a window from the Sulfitobacter sp. THAF37 genome containing:
- a CDS encoding DUF924 family protein; translated protein: MQGPEQILAFWLDEVGPQGWYEASDTLDDTIRERFLETWEAACEGRFSLWLTYPSGALAYITLMDQFPRNMFRGRGKAFASDRAALAAAKSAIERGWDLKIDEPARQFFYLPLMHSENLCDQERCVRLMCERMPKAGESNLLHARAHREVIRRFGRFPYRNEALSRCDTSGEKAYVEGGGYGQTLRELQAETAVA